TCCACAACTGCGTGAGAGATGCGTCGTCGCTCTCCATCAAAAACTCGTGCATCGGATTTCGGGAGGCCGACGGTTCTCGAACCGTGAGTTGGACGTATTTCATTTTCTGCTGGGTGTGGTATATTAAAGGACGCGAGTGTGTCCGACTAAATTATTTTCCAAGTTAATAGATAACTATCAGACGTTATGGTACCGGGATGCCCCGTACGTGAATCGGGTTTGACTACAGTTGGAGTGTGGTGGTGACAACGATGAGCCTACCAAATCCCGAGCAATCGCCGCAGGCGATCGAGCACTCACCAAACAGCCTCTACGACGAGATTGTAGCCCTACTAGGAGACCGAGTGATCGCTCACGAAGAGCACCTCAATGCCGACGGGTTCGTGATCAGACCCGACACAGTGCGGGACGTTCTCCAAGATCTCAAGACGGAAGCAGGGTTTGATCACCTCTCCTGTATCACCGCCCAGGAGTATCCGGATCGATACGAAACCATCTACCATCTGAAGAGCTATGCGGACCCGACGCGCGAACTGTCGATCGTGGTGCCGACGCCAACAGGAAAGCCAAAAAGCCAGAGCGCCGAGCCAGTATTTCGAACGGCCGAATGGCACGAACGAGAGGCGTACGATCTCGTCGGGATCTCCTACGACGACCACCCGGATTTACGGAGGATTCTTCTCCCGGAAACGTGGCACGGCCACCCCCTCTCACAGAATTACGATCAGGACCGTCCACAAATCGTCCCGTTGGAAGAACACGCCAACCCGCTCGACGAGGACCACCGTGGGTCGGGTGCGGAGTCGGATACGATGTTTCTCAATATCGGTCCGCATCACCCGTCTACGCACGGCGTCCTTCACGTAAAGACCGTTCTCGACGGAGAAGTTGTGGTCGATGTCGAGCCAGACATTGGCTACATTCACCGGTGTGAAGAGCAGATGTGCCAGCAGGGAACGTATCGGCATCAGATTATGCCGTATCCCGATCGGTGGGACTGGAGCGGCGCGGGCCTGCTGAACGAGTGGGCGTATGCTCGAACTGCAGAGACACTAGCCGATATCGACGTCCCCGAGTACGCGAAGATAATCCGGACGATGTCGGCGGAGCTCTCGCGGATGCTCTCACACTATCTGGCCGTCGGGACGTACGCGTTGGACGTCATCGGCGAATTCACTGCGGCGTTTATGTACGCTATCAAGGATAGGGAGCGGGTCCAGTCGCTCTTGGAGGATTTGACCGGTCAGCGATTGATGTTCAACTACTTCCGGCTGGGTGGCGTCGCGTGGGATCTCCCGGAGCCACGCGCGGAGTTCCTCGAAGCAGTCCGCGAGTTTGTGGCGACGGTCCCCGAACGGATCGATGAGTATCAGGATCTGCTTATCAATAACGAGGTGTTCCAGTTGCGGACGATCGATACTGGCGTGCTCGATCCCGAAGCTGCCAAATCGTACGGGTGTACGGGGCCTGTCGTCCGCGGTTCGGGGGTCGATTATGATCTCCGCCGCGACGATCCGTACGGGTATTACGAGGAACTCGACTGGGAGGTCGTCACGCAGGACGGTTGTGACAACTTCGCCCGGTTGCTCGTCCGCCTCTACGAGCTTGCTGAATCGGCGAAGATCATCGACCAATGTGCCGATCTGCTTGAAGAGTGGCCTGCGGCGGACCGAACAGTGCAGGCAAACGTTCCGCGAACTCTCAAACCCGGTCCCGACGTCGAGATATACAACGCTGTGGAGGCGGCCAAGGGTGAACTCGGTATCTACATCCGGGCAGACGGCACGGACACGCCCGCGCGGTTCAAAATCCGGGGCCCGTCGTTCTCGAACCTCTCGGCACTCCCAGAAATGGCCGAAGGAGAGTTCGTCGCCGACCTTGTTGCAACCATCGGGAGTCTCGATACGATTATGGGGGAGGTCGATCGATAATGGCATCAATTCGGTCTGTTCGCAACACAACCGGTGAGGAAGTCGTCTGTATTGCCTGCGGTGACACGATCTCGCGTTCGGATGCCCGCGAATACGATAAATACGGGGACCGATGGGACCGCGAGGGGAAGACCTTCGAGTACCTCTGTAAGCCGTGTCACCGCGACTGTTGTCACCAACCACGAACGGGGCTCGAAGAAACGCTGATCAACGCGGGAGCTGGTGAAACCGAGCAACCCACCTTTCTTCGACAGTATCGACGACTCGCCGCAGACAGTCAACAGACAGAATCGTAGAGATATTCCCTCGAGGAGCGTATGTGAGTGTGGACCGAAACGGGTGGCCTACCTTCGATCTAGGAGATCAGCAGTAGTCCTGATTTTACCGGCTGATGTTGCACCGCGCCGCCCGCCCCCGTTCGCCAAAGGAAGATCGGACAGCCGATTGCTACCGCTCCGATGTGGTCACTCGACGATAATCGCTCCTCGCATTCCCAGAGTTTCGTGAGGATCACACCGATATCGATACGTTCCAGATTCTGCGAACGTCTGTGTGAACTGCACACCTGACGTCGAAACGACGCCATCAGTGCCGATATCGTGATCCTCGAACGTCACTGTATGAGGGCCACTGCCGGCCCACTGCCATTCGACAGTCGTCCCGGAAGCGATCTTCAGTACTGGTGGCGTAAACACGAACGGGTTGTTGGTATCTGGTGCGCCGACAGTAACTGTCGCCGTGTCAGTGTCGGTGCGATCGACGACGTCACCGGTGAAATTAGGCGCTCTGGCGACCCAATCATCAACCGC
The Halobellus limi genome window above contains:
- a CDS encoding NADH-quinone oxidoreductase subunit D — translated: MSLPNPEQSPQAIEHSPNSLYDEIVALLGDRVIAHEEHLNADGFVIRPDTVRDVLQDLKTEAGFDHLSCITAQEYPDRYETIYHLKSYADPTRELSIVVPTPTGKPKSQSAEPVFRTAEWHEREAYDLVGISYDDHPDLRRILLPETWHGHPLSQNYDQDRPQIVPLEEHANPLDEDHRGSGAESDTMFLNIGPHHPSTHGVLHVKTVLDGEVVVDVEPDIGYIHRCEEQMCQQGTYRHQIMPYPDRWDWSGAGLLNEWAYARTAETLADIDVPEYAKIIRTMSAELSRMLSHYLAVGTYALDVIGEFTAAFMYAIKDRERVQSLLEDLTGQRLMFNYFRLGGVAWDLPEPRAEFLEAVREFVATVPERIDEYQDLLINNEVFQLRTIDTGVLDPEAAKSYGCTGPVVRGSGVDYDLRRDDPYGYYEELDWEVVTQDGCDNFARLLVRLYELAESAKIIDQCADLLEEWPAADRTVQANVPRTLKPGPDVEIYNAVEAAKGELGIYIRADGTDTPARFKIRGPSFSNLSALPEMAEGEFVADLVATIGSLDTIMGEVDR
- a CDS encoding DUF7562 family protein, coding for MASIRSVRNTTGEEVVCIACGDTISRSDAREYDKYGDRWDREGKTFEYLCKPCHRDCCHQPRTGLEETLINAGAGETEQPTFLRQYRRLAADSQQTES